GCCTTTTTGGGGGGATTTGGGTTTATCATGCGCCATATAATTAAAAGCAATTAATTATGGGATTTGAGGGTTTATCAATGGCTTCAATTATTAATCCATTTTTAATTGGTGGTTGCTGTTGTGGATAAAAAACACAACTCTTTAGCACTATTTAGTTGCGTTATGGTTCAGTATTCGCTTTAATTACAGCAACGAAACGAAGTAAAAAGAGATGAAAAACACTAGCGAAACAACCTCCTATTTGATGAGGTACGAACCAGCCAAGCATGAGGGCGTGGCTAACTGGCGCAATCACGAGTTCACCTACTACGTTGAAACCTCTGCCAACATCGAAGGCGAGTATTTTTACGCTGCTGATCTTGAGGCCGACTACAAGCTGAAGCGGTTCAACGCCAACAGGATCAACGAGATCATTACGATCTCTTGCTAAAAGGGGAAGCCATGCCGAAGAGAAAGATAACCCAAGCAGTGGCCTACATTAGGCGTTCCTCCGCAAAGGAGGACAATGGCTCTTTTGATCGTCAGATTAACGCTATCGAGGGTTACTGCTCTAGTGCTGGCGTCAAGATTGTTGAGGATGGTTTTTACCGTGATGGCAACGTGTCGGGCACAAAGAATTTGGAGGATCGCGATGGCTTGCTGGCGTTATTCAACCGCTGCGAAGAGGATGGCATACGCACTGTGGTTATCTCTGATGCTTCTCGCCTTGCTCGTGAGTTGATATGCCAGATGGTTCTCATCGAGAGGTTCCGCAAGGCTGGCCTTGTTGTCCTCGATGCGACTGGCCTAGAAGTGACGGATATCGACTGCCCACAAAAAAAACTTATAGTTCAGATTATCGGAAGTTTGCAGGAATGGGATAGGTCGCAAACTATTGCTAAGATGAATGCTGGTCGGGATCGCGCA
The sequence above is drawn from the Limisphaerales bacterium genome and encodes:
- a CDS encoding recombinase family protein; amino-acid sequence: MAYIRRSSAKEDNGSFDRQINAIEGYCSSAGVKIVEDGFYRDGNVSGTKNLEDRDGLLALFNRCEEDGIRTVVISDASRLARELICQMVLIERFRKAGLVVLDATGLEVTDIDCPQKKLIVQIIGSLQEWDRSQTIAKMNAGRDRARAKGLKAEGAYPFGHTASEKRTLKRIKQLRANHGNTDRRPKKWVTIAAMLTEEGHRNRAGGEFTSAYVSKLAKANAIK